Proteins encoded in a region of the Streptomyces sp. NBC_00310 genome:
- a CDS encoding cytochrome c oxidase assembly protein: MDHSGHGMGLLPFTLGRGLAWSADPFFLVACLVALALYGWGVTRLVRRGDKWPVGRTVAFVVGVLLVLLVTCTGLNDYGMVMFSVHMVQHMVISMLAPIVLLLGAPMTLALRALPVAGKGRKGPRELLLMFLHSWYMKIVTHPAFTIPMFIASLYGLYFTPIFDFLMGSTPGHIVMMTHFLMVGLFFFWPIMGVDPGPHRPGYLMRMLELFAGMPFHAFFGIALMMASAPMVKTYENPPASLGIDALADQNAAGGIAWAFSEIPSVLVLLALLFQWYGSEQRQARRSDRAADRDGDKELEAYNAYLASLDARSR, encoded by the coding sequence ATGGATCACAGCGGGCACGGTATGGGGCTTTTGCCCTTCACCCTCGGGCGCGGACTCGCGTGGTCGGCCGACCCGTTCTTCCTCGTCGCCTGCCTGGTGGCCCTCGCTCTCTACGGCTGGGGAGTCACGCGGCTCGTACGCCGCGGCGACAAGTGGCCCGTCGGGCGGACCGTCGCATTCGTCGTCGGTGTGCTGCTGGTGCTGCTGGTGACGTGTACCGGGCTGAACGACTACGGCATGGTCATGTTCAGCGTGCACATGGTGCAGCACATGGTGATCAGCATGCTGGCGCCGATCGTGCTGCTGCTGGGGGCGCCGATGACCTTGGCGTTGCGGGCGCTGCCGGTGGCGGGGAAGGGCCGGAAGGGGCCGCGTGAGCTGCTGCTGATGTTCCTGCACAGCTGGTACATGAAGATCGTCACGCATCCGGCGTTCACGATCCCGATGTTCATCGCGAGCCTGTACGGCCTCTACTTCACGCCGATCTTCGACTTCCTGATGGGGTCGACGCCGGGGCACATCGTGATGATGACGCACTTCCTGATGGTCGGGCTGTTCTTCTTCTGGCCGATCATGGGCGTGGATCCGGGGCCGCACCGGCCCGGTTATCTGATGCGGATGCTGGAACTGTTCGCCGGCATGCCGTTCCACGCGTTCTTCGGCATCGCGCTGATGATGGCGTCCGCGCCCATGGTGAAGACGTACGAGAACCCGCCCGCCTCCCTCGGCATCGACGCGCTGGCCGACCAGAACGCGGCCGGCGGCATCGCCTGGGCGTTCAGCGAGATCCCCTCGGTGCTGGTGCTGCTCGCGCTGCTCTTCCAGTGGTACGGCTCCGAGCAGCGGCAGGCCCGGCGCTCGGACCGCGCGGCCGACCGGGACGGCGACAAGGAACTCGAGGCGTACAACGCCTATCTCGCCTCACTCGACGCACGTAGCCGCTGA
- a CDS encoding PASTA domain-containing protein: MGTVILSGCGDSAPSLLAVKAVAAGVPSLAPFFDEGEQLGRDEPDLTSLEPHSGLQQGNTPGLYGGTQKPKVCDVRKLEKFLTAPENKKKAQEWARIAEVDVDGIGNHLDELTPVLLRHDTLVKNHDYKKGRAVPFDALLESGIAVLVDDQGLPAVKCSCGNPLRAFDENPDRIEVEFTGDNQEWEGYDESAVVVVKPAPERLEEIKLVDVEDPDQGISRKVGSTGESDTTFDTRARQAVPKVRGMTFGEASAALADKGLAVTVAGDEMPPGDAPVTGSNPGPGTELGFGTAVALHVDWPGRTAEESTEERTDDPGSGPGSGSGGGSGSDSGSTGTETGTGPGPTEPSETERSSSGGSPSESGSTPTDRNTPPSGGQSSPTDGGPSPTESTTPPSTGGTSPAPSPSRSPEQPSPDPTPTSTPTLPSTPPSPSRSTRPPTTPAPDPTPPEDSGPPGDTPTAHDPDPTGDPPPDDPGDPGASGDPSGSGDPGDPGDPVEDPAQPVWI, translated from the coding sequence GTGGGCACGGTGATCCTGAGCGGGTGCGGTGATTCGGCTCCGTCACTGCTCGCGGTGAAGGCGGTGGCCGCCGGGGTACCGTCCCTCGCCCCCTTCTTCGACGAGGGCGAACAGCTGGGCCGGGACGAGCCCGACCTCACGTCCCTGGAGCCGCACAGCGGTCTGCAGCAGGGCAACACTCCCGGCCTGTACGGGGGCACGCAGAAGCCGAAGGTCTGCGACGTGCGCAAGCTGGAGAAATTCCTCACCGCTCCGGAGAACAAGAAAAAGGCTCAGGAATGGGCCCGGATCGCCGAGGTCGATGTCGACGGAATCGGAAATCATCTCGACGAACTCACACCCGTTCTCCTGCGCCACGACACCCTCGTGAAGAACCACGACTACAAGAAGGGCAGGGCCGTCCCCTTCGACGCGCTGCTGGAATCCGGTATCGCGGTATTGGTCGACGATCAGGGCCTGCCCGCCGTGAAGTGCAGCTGCGGAAATCCGCTGCGCGCGTTCGACGAGAACCCGGACCGCATCGAGGTGGAGTTCACCGGCGACAACCAGGAGTGGGAGGGCTACGACGAGTCCGCGGTGGTCGTCGTCAAGCCCGCGCCCGAGCGGCTCGAGGAGATCAAGCTCGTCGACGTCGAGGACCCGGACCAGGGCATCAGCCGGAAGGTCGGCAGCACGGGCGAGTCCGACACGACGTTCGACACGCGTGCGCGGCAGGCCGTGCCGAAGGTGCGCGGGATGACCTTCGGCGAGGCCAGTGCGGCCCTGGCGGACAAGGGCCTGGCGGTGACGGTCGCCGGGGACGAGATGCCGCCGGGGGACGCGCCGGTGACCGGGTCGAACCCCGGGCCGGGCACCGAGCTGGGGTTCGGCACCGCGGTGGCGCTGCACGTGGACTGGCCGGGCCGGACCGCCGAGGAGAGCACCGAGGAGCGCACCGACGACCCGGGATCCGGGCCGGGGTCCGGCTCGGGCGGCGGGTCGGGCTCGGACTCCGGCTCCACGGGGACGGAGACGGGGACGGGTCCGGGGCCGACCGAGCCCTCGGAGACGGAACGCTCGTCGTCGGGTGGATCGCCGTCGGAGAGCGGATCGACGCCGACGGACCGGAACACGCCCCCCTCGGGCGGGCAGTCCTCCCCCACGGACGGCGGACCGTCGCCCACGGAGTCGACCACTCCCCCGTCGACGGGTGGCACATCACCGGCACCGTCACCGTCCAGGTCCCCCGAGCAGCCGTCACCGGACCCCACTCCCACGTCCACGCCCACCCTTCCGTCGACCCCTCCCAGCCCGTCCAGGTCGACCAGGCCCCCGACGACGCCCGCCCCCGACCCCACCCCACCGGAGGACAGCGGTCCGCCCGGCGACACCCCGACGGCACACGATCCCGATCCGACCGGTGATCCGCCGCCCGACGACCCGGGCGACCCGGGGGCCTCAGGGGATCCGAGCGGTTCGGGGGATCCGGGAGACCCGGGCGATCCCGTCGAGGACCCGGCCCAGCCCGTATGGATCTGA